From Aspergillus chevalieri M1 DNA, chromosome 4, nearly complete sequence, a single genomic window includes:
- a CDS encoding putative Cu-dependent DNA-binding protein (COG:S;~EggNog:ENOG410Q257;~InterPro:IPR036395,IPR001083;~PFAM:PF00649;~go_component: GO:0005634 - nucleus [Evidence IEA];~go_function: GO:0003677 - DNA binding [Evidence IEA];~go_function: GO:0003700 - DNA-binding transcription factor activity [Evidence IEA];~go_function: GO:0005507 - copper ion binding [Evidence IEA];~go_process: GO:0006355 - regulation of transcription, DNA-templated [Evidence IEA]): MLINGHKYSCEACIRGHRVTTCKHHDRPLTKINRKGRPFSTCGICHRTPCAVPDEHARLRREVESKSHHHKKPNGRYARPFQGFLPIAPRPMGVKSGLSIAMQTQSAPVSVAGRSPEGRSLDVHAEPESKFTIGTSGSQTMPTTISGVDIPSASVPSLSGSLPSTSSIASSASSSASSSDLLPMPPLDLPLDLELELPLPILESNWDNLDTGGKNTDNGLGMWPLDQSGFCGLDDMSAFPGQNTQFWVGEL, translated from the exons atgTTAATAAACGGCCACAAATACTCCTGCGAAGCCTGCATCCGCGGCCACCGCGTGACAACCTGCAAACACCACG ACCGCCCCCTGACAAAAATAAATCGCAAAGGCCGCCCATTTTCAACATGCGGCATCTGCCACCGCACCCCCTGCGCGGTCCCCGATGAACACGCCAGACTGAGGAGGGAGGTTGAGAGTAAATCGCATCATCATAAG AAACCGAATGGGAGGTATGCGAGGCCGTTTCAGGGGTTTTTGCCGATTGCCCCGAGGCCGATGGGTGTGAAGTCGGGGTTGTCAATTGCGATGCAGACGCAGTCTGCTCCGGTTTCTGTTGCTGGGAGGAGTCCTGAGGGACGGTCGTTGGATGTGCATGCCGAGCCGGAGTCGAAATTTACGATTGGAACTAGCGGATCGCAGACGATGCCGACGACGATATCTGGAGTTGATATTCCCTCTGCGTCGGTGCCGAGCCTGAGTGGATCGCTTCCGTCGACTTCTTCGATAGCATCGAGTGCTTCGTCGAGTGCTTCATCATCGGATCTCCTGCCAATGCCACCGTTAGACCTTCCTCTTGATTTGGAATTAGAATTGCCGTTACCCATTCTGGAGAGTAATTGGGATAATCTGGATACGGGCGGGAAGAACACTGATAATGGGTTGGGTATGTGGCCGCTGGATCAGAGCGGGTTCTGCGGTCTGGATGATATGTCTGCTTTTCCTGGACAGAATACGCAGTTCTGGGTTGGAGAACTATAA
- a CDS encoding uncharacterized protein (COG:S;~EggNog:ENOG410PYU2) → MTDCTTPPLASNIFSLVRNPDQPTLDNPNSNPPIEDFQTGFEGYSDTDLRQYAKQRTTDLRCQRNHSLVAEWIAVLDQRSVAEGNVVMHHYMEKSAWEGMLQDAEEEVFIPGQADVNEAKDSIWWMWRVPFSSAFNLWNSVESLEWEGLELYSRFEYLGEDGVVQTHIPDQIVSGGIVDPKNMI, encoded by the coding sequence ATGACCGACTGCACCACTCCACCTCTGGCATCCAACATCTTCAGCCTAGTTCGCAATCCTGACCAGCCCACTCTCGACAACCCAAACTCCAACCCACCTATTGAAGATTTCCAAACGGGCTTTGAAGGATACTCCGACACGGACCTCAGACAATATGCCAAACAGCGCACTACTGATCTCAGATGTCAGAGAAACCACAGTCTAGTTGCTGAATGGATTGCAGTTCTGGATCAGAGATCTGTGGCAGAGGGAAATGTGGTCATGCATCATTACATGGAGAAGTCAGCATGGGAAGGCATGTTACAGGACGCAGAGGAGGAGGTGTTCATTCCAGGACAGGCAGATGTTAATGAGGCAAAGGACTCAATATGGTGGATGTGGAGGGTGCCATTTTCGTCGGCATTCAATCTCTGGAATAGTGTGGAGAGTTTGGAATGGGAGGGGCTTGAGTTGTACTCCAGGTTTGAGTATTTGGGTGAGGATGGGGTCGTGCAGACGCATATTCCGGACCAGATTGTATCGGGGGGTATAGTTGATCCTAAGAATATGATATAG
- the URG1 gene encoding putative GTP cyclohydrolase II (COG:H;~EggNog:ENOG410PG38;~InterPro:IPR036144,IPR000926,IPR022163,IPR032677;~PFAM:PF00925,PF12471;~go_function: GO:0003935 - GTP cyclohydrolase II activity [Evidence IEA];~go_process: GO:0009231 - riboflavin biosynthetic process [Evidence IEA]) has protein sequence MTAEDTPISPVQAPNSTSYSKHIVLTTYPGQSGIDPVPLTWGAADAKSRGPVVVSRSGPLLKRRNAMGAHGGSYSIYNALAIAAGDLPPDFRPDFRNSEPTFNFPWQPAWADKTKIVSMDPYGHDIVNQFREELDAGWDIRPTMAITRANMKLAEIEEAVRKGDLEVDGNIVVDESGEVRVTKVAVEPVWYLPGVAERFGVDEGTLRRTLFEHTGGSYPELITRPDLKIFLPPIGGQTVYIFGPPERVSDENVKLALRIHDECNGSDVFQSDICTCRPYLAFGIREAIREAQNGGSGVVIYFRKEGRALGEVIKYLVYNARKRGGDTADKYFTRTENIAGVRDMRFQALMPDILHWLGIKKIDRMLSMSNMKHDAIVQTGIKILERIPIPEDMIPSDSRVEIDAKINAGYFTTGKQYTMEDLANVRGRGWEKWEDVTH, from the exons ATGACGGCAGAGGATACCCCAATTTCGCCTGTTCAGGCACCAAACTCCACCAGCTATAGCAAGCACATTGTC CTCACCACCTACCCCGGCCAAAGCGGAATCGACCCCGTCCCTCTCACCTGGGGCGCCGCTGATGCCAAATCCCGCGGCCCCGTCGTCGTCTCCCGCAGCGGCCCATTGCTCAAGCGACGCAACGCAATGGGCGCCCACGGAGGCAGCTACAGCATTTACAACGCCCTAGCCATCGCCGCCGGAGACCTGCCCCCTGATTTCCGCCCGGACTTCCGCAACAGCGAGCCCACGTTCAACTTCCCCTGGCAGCCGGCGTGGGCGGATAAGACGAAGATTGTCTCGATGGATCCGTATGGCCATGATATTGTTAACCAGTTCCGGGAGGAGTTGGATGCTGGTTGGGATATTAGGCCTACTATGGCGATTACGCGGGCAAATATGAAGTTGgcggagattgaggaggCGGTGAGGAAGGGGGATCTTGAGGTTGATGGGAATATTGTTGTTGATGAGAGTGGTGAGGTTCGTGTTACTAAGGTTGCTGTTGAGCCGGTTTGGTATTTGCCTGGTGTTGCGGAGCGGTTTGGGGTTGATGAGGGCACGCTGCGTCGGACGTTATTTGAGCATACTGGCGGCAGTTACCCGGAGTTGATCACTAGGCCGGATTTGAAGATCTTTCTCCCGCCTATTGGTGGACAGACGGTTTATATTTTTGGACCTCCGGAGAGAGTGTCGGATGAGAACGTGAAATTGGCACTGCGGATTCACGACGAGTGCAACGGTAGTGATGTCTTCCAGTCGGATATCTGTACCTGTCGGCCATACCTCGCTTTTGGAATCCGTGAGGCGATCCGCGAAGCACAGAATGGAGGTAGCGGTGTCGTGATCTACTTCCGGAAGGAGGGACGAGCCCTAGGCGAGGTCATCAAGTACTTGGTTTACAATGCTCGCAAGCGGGGCGGTGACACGGCCGACAAGTACTTTACTCGAACGGAGAACATTGCTGGCGTGAGAGAT ATGCGCTTCCAAGCCCTCATGCCAGACATCCTGCACTGGCTCGGAATCAAAAAGATCGACCGCATGCTCTCCATGTCGAACATGAAACACGACGCCATCGTGCAGACAGGAATCAAGATCCTCGAGCGCATCCCCATCCCCGAGGACATGATCCCCAGTGACTCGCGGGTAGAAATCGACGCAAAGATCAATGCGGGCTACTTCACGACAGGCAAGCAGTACACGATGGAGGATCTGGCGAACGTGCGCGGACGTGGTTGGGAGAAGTGGGAGGATGTTACT CATTGA
- a CDS encoding putative MFS multidrug transporter (COG:U;~EggNog:ENOG410Q2XK;~InterPro:IPR020846,IPR011701,IPR036259;~PFAM:PF07690,PF06779;~TransMembrane:12 (i21-45o65-82i94-121o127-146i153-176o182-202i262-279o299-319i331-347o362-381i410-432o438-458i);~go_function: GO:0022857 - transmembrane transporter activity [Evidence IEA];~go_process: GO:0055085 - transmembrane transport [Evidence IEA]), translating to MTSASLSQGPAWGQRWRSSTAFIVATMAMALFTDSFLYTFVVPILPYMIETRIGLDPEYTQRVSFALLSQSAFVSVIASPIIGHYADKSSTKRVWLLSSLVVCLVGTFALAVATSAVVVFIGRLVQALASSVMWVIGFSTIADFVKQEHLGKVYGIISVAVAVGTSVGPMLSGILFDFGGYWVAWSSAFIVIVLDILLRLLMLERPKDKGKKPATTDVDHLPDPENAPLLQPQPPEVIPIQLRMRERTGLRFYITLFQHRKFVAGAVSYLVFAILTASFDTTLPLHVRDVFGWGSTQTGLLFVALQSPGIPLSPIVGWIKDRLGTRHPITVGFLVLAPLTWLLGVPGDERFPWANEGDRGHIIYSVTVALIGVTICALNGAGTMEATMAVDEIESKQPGIFGPNGGYSRALSISSMGWTLGSFIGPLLSGVLVEEGGYYAMCCVLALICLASSINAYVNLSATWDPGDEVQEQS from the exons ATGACATCCGCTTCGTTGTCGCAAGGACCGGCCTGGGGGCAGCGATGGCGCTCCTCCACGGCCTTTATCGTCGCTACTATGGCCATGGCTCTTTTTACCG ATTCCTTCCTTTATACCTTCGTCGTCCCGATCCTGCCTTATATGATCGAAACCCGCATCGGCTTGGACCCTGAATACACTCAGCGCGTGAGTTTTGCGCTGCTGTCCCAGAGCGCTTTTGTTTCCGTCATCGCCAGCCCCATTATCGGCCATTACGCGGATAAATCAAGCACCAAGCGAGTATGGCTGTTGTCCTCGTTGGTCGTCTGCTTGGTTGGGACTTTCGCTTTGGCCGTTGCAACGTCTG CGGTGGTCGTCTTCATCGGTCGGTTGGTTCAGGCGCTGGCTAGCTCCGTTATGTGGGTGATAGGATTCTCGACGATCGCGGATTTTGTCAAGCAGGAGCATCTGGGCAAAGTTTACGGTATTATTTCTGTCGCGGTAGCGGTGGGCACATCGGTCGGTCCAATGCTGTCTGGTATCCTTTTTGACTTTGGAGGATACTGGGTTGCTTGGTCGAGCGCGTTTATCGTTATCGTGCTGGACATCCTCCTCCGATTGTTGATGCTGGAGCGACCTAAAGACAAGGGCAAGAAACCTG CAACCACAGATGTGGATCACCTTCCGGACCCCGAAAATGCGCCTCTTCTCCAACCGCAACCGCCTGAGGTGATACCCATTCAGCTCAGGATGCGCGAAAGAACTGGCCTGCGGTTTTATATTACCCTTTTCCAGCATCGCAAATTCGTTGCCGGGGCAGTCAGCTACCTCGTTTTCGCGATTCTGACCGCCAGCTTCGACACTACACTCCCTCTCCACGTTCGTGATGTATTTGGCTGGGGCAGTACGCAAACCGGGTTGCTTTTCGTGGCCCTCCAGAGTCCGGGTATTCCCCTGAGTCCGATAGTGGGCTGGATCAAAGACCGTCTGGGAACGCGTCACCCAATCACGGTTGGCTTTTTGGTGCTAGCACCTTTGACTTGGCTGCTTGGTGTTCCGGGTGATGAGCGATTTCCCTGGGCTAACGAAGGTGACCGAGGACATATTATTTATTCAGTCACCGTGGCTTTGATTGGTGTAACGATCTGTGCTCTGAATGGAGCGGGGACCATGGAAGCTACCA TGGCCGTCGACGAAATCGAATCGAAACAACCCGGTATATTCGGTCCCAATGGCGGATACTCGCGTGCCTTGTCGATTTCTAGTATGGGCTGGACGCTCGGATCGTTCATTGGGCCTCTACTATCTGGAGTTTTGGTGGAAGAGGGTGGCTATTACGCGATGTGCTGCGTTCTCG CGCTTATCTGCTTGGCATCATCGATCAACGCCTATGTGAATCTGAGTGCTACCTGGGATCCTGGTGATGAAGTGCAAGAACAGTCCTAA
- a CDS encoding uncharacterized protein (COG:S;~EggNog:ENOG410Q1S1;~TransMembrane:1 (o6-28i)) has protein sequence MLLLRPLPILSLAILAIFALAIAGLFFYRRADHDESHCASCIGYALKVNSMISDAGDNVRGNTQFFRYAVDKACAGRLLDGGRCLEYRRGFLRNKTRFAYRIEDPYAACRAISAC, from the exons ATGTTGCTCCTACGGCCGTTGCCAATTCTATCTCTCGCTATTTTAGCCATATTTGCACTCGCCATTG CCGGCCTATTCTTCTACCGCCGAGCCGACCACGATGAATCACACTGTGCAAGTTGCATCGGTTATGCCCTCAAAGTGAACAGCATGATCAGTGATGCCGGGGATAATGTCCGCGGAAATACGCAGTTCTTTCGATATGCAGTGGATAAGGCCTGTGCGGGCCGGTTGCTGGATGGTGGCCGCTGTCTGGAATATCGCAGAGGATTTCTCAGGAATAAAACGCGATTTGCGTATAGAATTGAGGATCCGTATGCAGCTTGTCGGGCTATCAGCGCATGCTAG
- a CDS encoding pectate lyase family protein (CAZy:PL1;~COG:G;~EggNog:ENOG410PI0Z;~InterPro:IPR012334,IPR002022,IPR011050;~PFAM:PF00544;~SECRETED:SignalP(1-21)): protein MANFRFLAALATGYLASLALAAPTPTVNHVKRASVSDVAHGYASLNGGTTGGVGGTTTTVSSYAEFSSAVSGDDAKIIYVDGTIKETADQVKVGSNTSIIGKDSSAMLEGFGIMVKEASNVIIRNLGVKKVLADNGDALAVQKSTNVWIDHCDVSSDRDHDKDYYDGLVDLTHAADYVTVSNTFIHDHWKASLVGHSDSNGDEDKGHLRITFNNNYWYNLNSRGPSFRFGTGHLYNNYFEDVSDGINTRQGAQLLVESNQWVNPKKPLYSTDDGYAVAKDNDFGDGENAAEEGTLTSVPYDYDLVGPGKVRDAVYGTAGQTLSF from the exons ATGGCAAACTTCAGATTTCTCGCGGCCCTCGCTACGGGCTACCTCGCTTCTCTCGCGCTGGCCGCTCCCACGCCAACGGTTAACCATGTTAAGCGTGCCAGCGTCAGCGACGTTGCTCACGGCTACGCCAGCTTGAACGGCGGCACTACTGGTGGTGTCGGCGGTACTACGACCACCGTTTCGTCGTACGCGGAGTTCTCATCTGCTGTGTCTGGTGACGATGCCAAGATCATTTATGTGGATGGGACTATCAAGGAGACGGCTGATCAGGTCAAGGTTGGAAGTAACACGAGTATTATTGGTAAGGACTCGAGTGCTATGCTTGAGGGTTTTGGCAT TATGGTCAAGGAAGCTTCCAACGTGATCATCCGGAACCTGGGTGTTAAGAAGGTTCTGGCTGACAATGGTGATGCCCTTGCTGTCC AAAAATCCACCAACGTCTGGATCGACCACTGCGACGTCTCTTCTGACCGTGACCACGACAAGGACTACTACGATGGCCTCGTTGAT CTCACCCACGCCGCCGACTACGTAACCGTCTCCAACACCTTCATCCACGACCACTGGAAGGCCTCTCTGGTCGGCCACTCGGACAGCAACGGCGACGAAGACAAGGGCCACCTCCGCATCACCTTCAACAACAACTACTGGTACAACCTGAACTCGCGCGGCCCGTCCTTCCGCTTCGGTACCGGTCACCTATACAACAACTACTTCGAGGACGTTAGCGACGGCATCAACACCCGCCAAGGTGCGCAACTGCTCGTCGAGAGCAACCAGTGGGTTAATCCCAAAAAGCCTTTGTACTCGACCGATGACGGATACGCGGTTGCCAAGGACAATGACTTTGGCGATGGCGAGAACGCTGCTGAGGAGGGCACCCTGACCAGTGTGCCCTATGACTATGACCTTGTTGGACCTGGGAAGGTTCGCGATGCGGTCTATGGTACCGCCGGCCAGACCCTTTCCTTCTAA
- a CDS encoding nuclear transport factor 2 family protein (COG:S;~EggNog:ENOG410PY06;~InterPro:IPR027843,IPR032710;~PFAM:PF14534), with product MPSIHERIRDDLLVRERALWTALTSADPAPAIEKLSSPEANLIFPQMPIVTLDGSDPSLQDLVQPPFHRFDSFSLGDARTIILDLMAGVITYKITATKGNEVYNATGSSTWSQGSDGEWKLACHQETLL from the coding sequence ATGCCCAGCATCCACGAACGAATTCGCGATGACCTTCTCGTCCGTGAGCGTGCCCTCTGGACAGCCCTCACCTCTGCCGACCCTGCTCCAGCCATAGAAAAACTCAGCAGCCCCGAAGCCAACCTCATCTTCCCACAGATGCCCATCGTCACCCTTGACGGGTCAGACCCGTCGCTCCAGGATCTTGTACAGCCGCCGTTTCACCGATTCGACTCGTTTTCGTTAGGGGATGCACGGACGATCATTCTGGACTTGATGGCGGGTGTCATCACCTATAAAATTACGGCCACCAAGGGGAATGAGGTGTATAACGCAACGGGGTCATCGACGTGGAGTCAAGGGTCGGACGGAGAGTGGAAGCTGGCTTGTCATCAAGAGACTTTGCTGTGA
- the dbp5 gene encoding ATP-dependent RNA helicase DBP5 (BUSCO:EOG09261MPU;~COG:A;~EggNog:ENOG410PGTJ;~InterPro:IPR027417,IPR001650,IPR014014,IPR014001, IPR011545,IPR000629;~PFAM:PF00270,PF00271;~go_function: GO:0003676 - nucleic acid binding [Evidence IEA];~go_function: GO:0004386 - helicase activity [Evidence IEA];~go_function: GO:0005524 - ATP binding [Evidence IEA]), translating to MSAEQPTEAPPAGGSLADRVSKPEGSEPAAPAEKIDWSESVSPNDGASELQNGSNLQEPEYNVEVKLSDLQDDPNNPLYSVKNFSDLGLDENILKGLSAMNFRKPSKIQERALPLLLSNPPKNLVGQSQSGTGKTAAFVLNILSRLDLSSEQMQKTPQALILAPTRELARQIVGVVQVMGQFLTGLLIGTAVPADSNSRPTKLEASVVVGTPGTVMDMIKRRTMVAARLKVLVLDEADNMLDQQGLGDQCIRVKGLLPRDVQVVLFSATFPAHVHRYASKFAPSANEITLQHEELTVEGIKQLYIDCSNDEDKYQTLVNLYGLLTVGSSIIFVKTRVYASEIEKRMIQEGHSVASLTGGIEGSQRDAVIDEFRSGKAKVLITTNVLARGIDVSTVSMVINYDIPEIHQPGKQEKQADYQTYLHRIGRTGRFGRVGVSISFVSNRDEWNMLMQIGKYFNVDIQRLDTTDWDEVEETIKKTIRNPRSNATFGK from the exons ATGTCCGCTGAGCAGCCTACTGAAGCACCCCCGGCGGGTGGCTCCCTCGCGGACCGCGTCTCGAAGCCTGAGGGCTCGGAACCTGCAG CTCCTGCTGAGAAGATAGACTGGAGCGAATCCGTATCTCCGAACGATGGAGCTTCGGAATTGCAGAACGGTTCCAACCTCCAGGAGCCCGAATACAACGTTGAAGTCAAGCTTAGCGACCTCCAAGACGACCCTAATAACCCCTTATACTCCGTGAAGAACTTTTCCGACCTTGGATT AGATGAGAACATCCTCAAGGGACTGTCCGCGATGAACTTCCGCAAACCATCGAAGATCCAAGAAAGAGCCCTCCCGCTGCTTTTGAGCAACCCCCCGAAGAACTTGGTCGGACAGTCGCAGTCGGGTACCGGAAAGACCGCCGCCTTCGTGTTGAATATCCTTAGCCGTCTCGACCTCTCGTCGGAGCAAATGCAAAAGACACCGCAGGCCTTGATCCTGGCCCCAACTCGTGAATTGGCTCGTCAGATCGTCGGTGTCGTTCAGGTTATGGGACAGTTCCTTACGGGGCTTCTCATTGGTACGGCCGTTCCTGCAGACTCCAACAGCCGTCCTACGAAATTGGAAGCCTCTGTGGTCGTTGGCACACCGGGTACCGTTATGGATATGATCAAGAGACGTACTATGGTCGCCGCTCGACTCAAggttcttgttcttgatGAGGCCGATAACATGCTCGACCAGCAGGGTTTGGGTGACCAGTGTATTCGTGTCAAGGG TCTGCTGCCCCGAGACGTCCAGGTCGTTCTTTTCTCCGCAACATTCCCTGCCCACGTTCACCGATATGCATCTAAATTTGCGCCCTCGGCGAACGAGATTACACTGCAGCACGAAGAATTGACCGTCGAGGGTATTAAGCAACTTTACATTGACTGCTCGAATGACGAGGACAAATACCAGACCCTTGTTAACCTGTATGGTCTTCTCACCGTGGGTTCTTCTATTATTTTCGTCAAG ACCCGTGTCTATGCTTCCGAAATCGAGAAGCGCATGATCCAGGAAGGTCACAGTGTTGCATCTCTGACCGGTGGTATCGAGGGTTCGCAGCGTGACGCTGTCATCGACGAATTCCGTTCCGGAAAGGCTAAGGTCCTGATTACGACCAACGTTCTTGCCAGAGGTATTGATGTTTCCACCGTCTCCATGGTTATCAACTAC GATATCCCTGAAATCCACCAGCCCGGAAAGCAGGAGAAGCAGGCGGATTACCAGACATACTTGCACCGTATCGGTCGTACGGGACGTTTCGGCCGTGTCGGTGTGTCGATCTCGTTTGTGTCCAACCGGGATGAGTGGAACATGCTTATGCAGATTGGGAAATATTTCAACGTGGACATTCAACGACTCGATACGACCGATTGGGATGAAGTGGAAGAGACTATTAAGAAGACGATTCGGAACCCGCGGTCCAACGCGACTTTTGGAAAGTGA
- a CDS encoding putative actin polymerization protein Bzz1 (BUSCO:EOG09260XMI;~COG:Z;~EggNog:ENOG410QDEW;~InterPro:IPR001060,IPR027267,IPR035459,IPR036028, IPR002219,IPR031160,IPR020454,IPR001452;~PFAM:PF14604,PF00018,PF00130,PF00611;~go_function: GO:0005515 - protein binding [Evidence IEA];~go_process: GO:0035556 - intracellular signal transduction [Evidence IEA]) — protein sequence MATLDAAPQFGAELKDSFKPVNNWVTNGISWLDEIQQFYRERSTIEKEYAAKLNALCKKYSDRKAKKISQLSVGDTPTMTPGSLEAASLTTWGTQLTAVESHAGERDKFANDLLIQVAEPLKHAAVQYDEVRKCHVDFHAKLEKERDASYSDLKKVKGKYDGACQEVENKRKKMESSFDHGKQKSQAAYQQQILEMNNVKNTYLIHINITNKMKEKFYHEYVPEMIDGLQDLNETRVAKLNSLWSLAAELENSYMAKSMDHMLNLLNEIPRNAPHLDSHMFLRHNVTQTQEPPNLTFEASPIWHDDELIVTDEAAKVFLRNLLSKSKTQVRELRVEADKHKREVDSSRRNRERARQGQEGVSEVDVVRTLFHQQEAFHEIDRKRVAAEVETSTIMAVVGDLSVGAQNHNFKSQTFKIPTNCDLCGERIWGLSAKGFDCRDCGYTCHSKCEMKVPAECPGEQSKEEKKRLKAERQEQATSMPPLDLEASTTSSAAPSLTRKDTMNSLSSGYATNVNRSVSNVTSQPASGAETPISPVPPVESKPAPVRRVLAPPPAAYISPPPEPAPKPSEPRGRMLYPYQAQGEDEVSVQEGDSVVIVEPDDGSGWLNVRSGTQTGLVPASYVEAAPAPAQSPVPSVTDRRNSVYSNSSAAGHAPGKKIGPAVAPRRGAKKLQYVEAMYDYTARSEMEWDMAEGDRFVLVNRDGGDGWADVERGGVTKSVPANYIQEV from the exons ATGGCAACCCTGGATGCTGCTCCCCAATTCGGGGCAGAGCTGAAG GACTCGTTCAAGCCCGTGAACAATTGG GTGACGAACGGAATATCATGGCTCGACGAAATCCAACAATTCTACCGAGAACGCAGCACGATCGAAAAAGAATACGCCGCGAAACTGAACGCACTATGCAAGAAATACTCCGACCgcaaggcgaagaagatcagCCAACTCAGTGTCGGAGATACTCCTACGATGACGCCCGGATCGCTCGAGGCCGCATCGCTGACTACATGGGGTACACAGCTGACGGCTGTTGAGTCGCATGCGGGGGAACGGGACAAATTTGCCAACGATTTGCTTATCCAGGTTGCGGAGCCCTTGAAACATGCGGCTGTTCAATACGACGAGGTACGGAAATGTCATGTCGATTTCCACGCGAAGTTGGAGAAGGAACGGGACGCTTCGTACAGTGACCTGAAGAAGGTGAAGGGAAAATATGACGGGGCGTGTCAGGAGGTCGAAAACAAGCGGAAGAAGATGGAGTCGTCGTTTGACCATGGTAAACAAAAGTCTCAGGCTGCTTACCAGCAGCAAATCCTGGAGATGAACAATGTCAAG AATACATACCTCATCCACATTAACATCACAAATAAAATGAAGGAGAAGTTCTACCACGAATACGTTCCCGAGATGATTGAC GGCCTTCAAGACCTCAACGAGACTCGAGTAGCCAAACTCAACTCCCTCTGGTCCCTCGCAGCCGAACTCGAAAACTCGTACATGGCAAAGAGTATGGACCACATGTTGAACCTTTTGAATGAGATACCCCGAAATGCCCCGCATCTTGATTCGCATATGTTTTTGCGCCACAACGTCACCCAAACACAAGAACCTCCGAACTTGACATTCGAAGCCAGTCCTATCTGGCACGACGACGAATTGATCGTCACCGatgaagctgccaaggtCTTTTTGCGGAACTTGCTGAGCAAAAGCAAGACGCAAGTCCGCGAGTTACGGGTCGAAGCGGACAAGCACAAGCGGGAAGTGGACAGTTCGAGGCGGAATAGGGAGAGAGCGCGACAAGGTCAGGAGGGGGTTAGTGAGGTGGATGTTGTGCGGACTTTGTTCCACCAGCAGGAAGCCTTCCACGAGATTGATCGCAAGCGAGTGGCGGCCGAGGTGGAAACCTCTACGATTATGGCCGTGGTGGGTGACTTGTCCGTTGGAGCTCAGAATCACAACTTCAAGTCGCAGACCTTCAAGATTCCTACCAACTGCGATCTGTGTGGGGAGCGCATCTGGGGATTATCGGCCAAGGGCTTTGACTGCAGGGACTGCGGATACACTTGCCACAGCAAGTGCGAAATGAAAGTGCCTGCCGAATGTCCAGGAGAACAAAgcaaggaagagaagaaaaggctCAAGGCAGAGCGTCAGGAGCAGGCTACCTCCATGCCGCCACTCGACCTTGAAGCCTCGACTACATCATCCGCCGCTCCATCACTAACACGCAAGGACACCATGAACTCACTGAGCTCGGGCTATGCAACGAACGTCAACCGATCAGTGTCGAACGTGACATCTCAGCCCGCGAGCGGAGCGGAGACGCCAATATCGCCCGTACCACCCGTAGAAAGCAAACCGGCGCCGGTACGAAGGGTTCTCGCACCGCCTCCTGCAGCGTACATCAGTCCGCCACCCGAACCCGCACCAAAACCCAGCGAACCGAGGGGTAGAATGCTATACCCATACCAAGCACAGGGCGAAGATGAAGTCAGTGTACAAGAAGGCGACAgcgtcgtcatcgtcgaaCCAGATG ACGGCTCCGGATGGCTCAACGTCCGCTCCGGCACCCAAACCGGCCTCGTCCCAGCCTCCTACGTCGAAGCAGCCCCAGCACCGGCTCAGTCGCCCGTCCCCTCCGTCACCGACCGTCGCAACTCGGTCTACTCCAACTCCTCTGCAGCAGGCCACGCGCCGGGCAAGAAGATCGGCCCAGCAGTCGCCCCTCGCCGCGGCGCAAAGAAACTACAATACGTCGAGGCGATGTACGACTACACCGCGCGGAGCGAGATGGAATGGGACATGGCCGAGGGCGACCGGTTCGTGTTGGTTAACCGGGACGGAGGCGATGGGTGGGCGGATGTTGAGCGGGGCGGTGTAACGAAGAGTGTTCCTGCGAATTATATCCAGGAAGTTTGA